In Anaerolineales bacterium, a genomic segment contains:
- a CDS encoding undecaprenyl diphosphate synthase family protein, with the protein MTAYLFTAGQPGLDLVVRSGGEMRLSNFRLWPAAFAGFYACDVYWPDFAREQFFQALEAYESLELRFGGHSPSPPDPLP; encoded by the coding sequence GTGACCGCCTACCTGTTTACCGCCGGGCAGCCAGGCCTCGACCTGGTCGTTCGCAGCGGGGGTGAGATGCGCCTGTCGAACTTCCGGCTGTGGCCGGCCGCGTTTGCCGGGTTCTACGCCTGTGACGTGTACTGGCCGGACTTCGCCCGGGAACAATTCTTCCAGGCGCTCGAGGCTTACGAATCCCTCGAGCTCCGCTTCGGAGGCCACTCCCCCTCGCCACCCGACCCGCTCCCCTGA
- a CDS encoding DUF1684 domain-containing protein: MSQLDDFRREKDAFFRTSPDSPLTAEQKETFSGLQYFPENPSLALEVALEQFPVPEDVRMLTTTGDIQAYERWGRIRFDVERQPASLTVYRNAYGYFLPFADGLAGRETYGAGRYLEPEGLPDGRLVV; encoded by the coding sequence ATGAGCCAGCTGGATGATTTTCGCCGCGAGAAAGACGCCTTCTTCCGGACCAGCCCCGACAGTCCATTGACTGCAGAGCAGAAGGAGACCTTCTCCGGACTGCAATACTTCCCGGAGAATCCATCGCTGGCGCTGGAGGTCGCCCTGGAGCAGTTCCCCGTGCCAGAGGACGTTCGGATGCTGACCACAACCGGAGACATTCAGGCGTACGAGCGCTGGGGCAGGATTCGCTTCGACGTCGAGCGACAGCCGGCGTCACTGACGGTCTATCGCAATGCCTACGGCTACTTCCTGCCGTTTGCCGACGGCCTTGCCGGAAGGGAAACCTACGGCGCCGGTCGCTACCTGGAGCCGGAAGGACTGCCCGACGGACGCCTGGTGGTTG